The nucleotide sequence CGAGTACCGACTTGACACTTGGCTCACTGCGCTCGACTAACCGGGGTATCGTAAACGTTTATACTCCCCACCACGACCCATCGAACAGGGCCGGTAGCTCAGTCAGGCAGAGCGTCTGGCTTTTAACGTGGCAGTTCCCCACATCAGGGGAAGGTCGCGGAAGTCACCAGACGGTCGGGGGTTCAACTCCCTCCCGGCCCGTGCACTGAACCGCCGAGCGACAGCGAGGCGGTGAGGGAACCGGCAGGAAGGAGTTGAACCACGCGAGACGAGCGACGACGAGTCTCGCAATCGGGTTCAACTCCCTCCCGGCCCGCTTCTGCGCGGAACGAACGTGACGAGCGAGGCGGCTACGGCGAAGGGAACTGCACCACTGCCGCGTCGGCGAAGGGGTCGCCGTCGGCGTCGGCGATGGGTCCCGTCTCCGACCCGCCGGGACCGTGCCACAGCGTCGCCGTCAGCACCGTCTCGCCCGTCGGCGGAAACCCGCTCGCGGTAAACGGTGTCGGGGCGATCGGGGCGACGAGTTCCTCGTATCGGCCGACCGGGAGCGGCGCGACACCGACCAGCGAGTCGCGCCGAGTCGGAATCCCGCTGCCCACGCCCGGCGTGTGCAGGCCGACGATGTAGTACGGGTCGTTCCCGTCGGGAGCGGGCACGGTTCCGTTCAGGTCGGCGACGAGGCCCGCCGCATTCTGGATGGGCCCGGGTTCGGCGCCGAGCGTGTCGGTCGGGCCGGTGTATTTCACGTCCGAGAGTGTGAATCGGGCGTACGTCTCGGCGCCGCCGGGGAGCGGGATCGGATCGCCGGCGCGCTGATCGGTCACGTCGACGCCGCCGACCGTGTCGACGGGCACGTCGTTGCCGAACGATCGCTCTACCTGCCCGGTGCCGTCGTTGTGCCGGCACTGTTCGGTGTAGAAGCCGAGATCGAACCGTACGGCGTCGGACTGCACTTGGTTAGCGTGGTCGACGGGGAGCCACCAGACGACGAACACGTCGTGGGGGGTAGCGGCGTCGGTGTCGTCGCCGCCGGCGAAACAGCTCCGCCCGGTTCCGCCGCCGGTCTCGGCGTCGATATCGCCGACGAGCGGATACCCCGGCGCGTTCTCGATCAGCGCGAGGAAGGTCCGGAGTGAGACCTGTGCGCTCTGCTGCTCCCGGGCGTTGAACAGATCCCGGAAGACGGCGACCTGGATTGCGTCGAGGAGTTCGACGACCCCGTCGACTTCGTCCGGGTCGTCGGCCTCCGGTTCGGTCGTGCCCCCCTCGCTCGCCGAGCGCAGGCCACCCTGCAGCCAGACGTAGCCCGGATTGTCACAGAGTTCGAACCGGAAGCCG is from Haloplanus salinarum and encodes:
- a CDS encoding CalY family protein, with the protein product MTENFDLSRRKALAALGSIGIASAGAGLGTSAYFSDQETFENNRLTAGTLDMTVAATNWYSDWSSDEAEHAGMPAPGESADFTLPAPPDAPDAKDIEFVVDDGEGQALLNDLNENTVNGGVYGSQNLCGTGRNAPEDTVLVDLADVKPGDFGIVGFRFELCDNPGYVWLQGGLRSASEGGTTEPEADDPDEVDGVVELLDAIQVAVFRDLFNAREQQSAQVSLRTFLALIENAPGYPLVGDIDAETGGGTGRSCFAGGDDTDAATPHDVFVVWWLPVDHANQVQSDAVRFDLGFYTEQCRHNDGTGQVERSFGNDVPVDTVGGVDVTDQRAGDPIPLPGGAETYARFTLSDVKYTGPTDTLGAEPGPIQNAAGLVADLNGTVPAPDGNDPYYIVGLHTPGVGSGIPTRRDSLVGVAPLPVGRYEELVAPIAPTPFTASGFPPTGETVLTATLWHGPGGSETGPIADADGDPFADAAVVQFPSP